GCCGTTGCATCAGCCTTATCAGTAGCCGCATTGTTCAGTGCTCCTTCGGTCTTTGCACAAGAAGAAACCGAAACAACTTATGAGCCAGGCGAAATTGAAGTCATTGCTGTGACAGCTCGCCTGAAAAGCGCTGCATCAGACGTCATGGAAGAGCGTCGTGACCAAACCTATGTTGCAGATCTCATGGGGGCGGACCAAATTTCAAGAACAGGTGATAGTGATGCCGCTGCAGCCTTACGTCGTGTGACCGGTTTGACGCTGAAAGATGGCAAATTTATTTACGTACGTGGTTTAGGCGAGCGCTATTCAAGCACTTCGCTAAACGGCGCTATAGTTCCTTCTCCAGATCCAACACGTAATGTTGTGCCTCTGGATATGTTCCCAGCGTCTATTATTGAGTCGCTGTCGGTCCAAAAGTCGAGCACAGCGAAGACTCCAGCCGCTTTCGGTGGTGGACACGTTGATATTCGCACTAAATCTATTCCTTCAGATTTTTTCTTCAAGCTATCTGCTGGAACGCGCTATAACACCAATGATTCAGACGACACCTACACATATGCTGGTGGCGATGACGATTGGTATGGCAAGGATGATGGCACGCGTGAAATGCCATCCAGTATTAACAGTACAATCGACCAGTATGGTGGCATCAGCCCCATTGATATCTTGACTGGATCGAATGGCCAAATTGATTTTGCTACGGCTCAGCAAATGAACCGTGAATTGGCGTTGGACATGAACCGCGATATGACGGTTAAAACTGAAGATACCGATCTCGGTTTACGTGGCAACGTGGCATTAGGAAACAGCTGGGATTTAGGCAAAGATTCTATTTTTGGTATTGTCGGGGCGCTTTCTTACAAGGAACAGTCTGAGAACTACAGCCAATCAGAAAAAGAAATTGCAGGTTCAGGCGATAATGTATCGTTAGAAGGCTCTAAAGAAGAGCAAGGTACCGATTCAATTACTCAATGGTCAGCAATTTTGAACATGGGTTTTGAACTCAACGAAAACAACAAAATTGAAACTTTCTCAACTTATTTGAGTGACACATCAGATGATGTATCCGTCACCATTGAAGAAACGATTGATACCTTAGGTGAACCTCAAGCACTGCAAGTTTACTCTATCGATTACGAAGAGCGTACATTGATGAGTAACCAAGCCAAGGGGACTCACTTTTTGCCCCGCTTTTGGGACTTAGAAGTCAACTGGATGGCGTCTGATGCTCGTTCGCGTCGATACGCTCCCAATGAATTGTCGTACACCTACAACGTCGCGTTTGACGACGCAGGTACAATGACTGGACGCTCATTGAATACGCAAGATGCGCCCAAATATGTCTACAGTCGTCTCGATGATGACACTGAAAACTTAGCTTGGGATGTAACATTGCCTTTGAGTCTTTCATGGGCTGAAGTACGTTTGACCGGTGGTTACAACTACTTCGAGCGCACCCGTGAAAGCTATGCAACACGTTTAGGGTTTGATGTCGACTTAGCACCTTCTGATCCAAACGGCGACATTCTGAGCCAAGAATTTAACGACATCTTCTCAGACTCAAATATCAGCACTAACGTGTTGGACATTGAACTTAAAGATGCTTCAACCGACACAGAAGACTATATTGCAGCAGAGAAAAACGATTCAGCGTTTGGTGAAATTGACCTGAATTTCGACGACGTATGGCGTGTTGTTGCTGGTGTTCGCTATGAAGATTTTCGCCGCGCTACTTTACCTTTAACGCCAGATGGCGATATTTCTGATGAAGGTGGCCGTTACGACGTAGAAGATTATGTGATTGCCGAAGATGGTTGGTATCCATCTTTGTCTGTGACTTGGCAGCAAACGGACGAAATGCAATGGCGTTTTGGTGCGAGTAAAACAATTGTTCGCCCTGATTTGCGTGAATTGTCTCCTGTACGTTTCCAAGATCCGGTCACCGGTTTTGATTTCTTCGGTAACCCAGAGTTGGAAAGCTCTGACATTATCAACGTCGATGTACGTTGGGAATGGTACATGGAGTCGGGTTCTAACTTAAGCGTCGGTGCATTCTACAAAGATCTAGAAGCGCCTATCGAGCCGGTTCAGCGTATTTCCGAAGCGGGTCGACAGCTGAAGTTCTATAACGCTGAATCAGGATACATCTATGGTATTGAAACTGAATTCTTGCGTGACTTCTCGTTTATCGATTCGCAATCAGACGTTTGGGAAGGGTTCTTCGTATCGGGCAACTTAACTGTCAGCGACTCTGAAATTGAAATCGCTAAAAGTGGTGAAATTGACCCAACGAATCTGAAGCGCCGCATGACAGGCCATTCGGAGTGGGTTGCAAACATGCAATTTAGCTTTGATTCTCCAGACGGATATCACTCAGCAACACTTGCCTACAATGTATTTGGTGAGCGAATTGCTTGGGGCGGAACCGCCGGACTGGATGACGTTTACGAGCAGCCATTTCACAGTCTTGATTTGACCTACAGCTACTTCGCAACGGATAGCCTTGCGTTCAAATTCAAAGCAAAGAACATGTTGGGTGAAGAATCTGAATATGACCAAGAGGACACAACGGTCTATCAGAAAGATCCAGGTACAGAGTTCACGCTTCAATTCACATACGAGTATTAATACTCATGTTACACCGGCTCACTAGAGCCGGTGTTTATCTAATTACTATAACTATAAGCTTAATCGCACTTAACACTCCGTCTGCACCCTTGTGGTGCTTTTTTTTTGCGCGCCCCAAATTTCCTTATAAATGCAAGCCAGAGCACATCTTACCTGTGCATCTCCCTTCGATATTTTGACAATATTCAGATCCCTTCTACCTTGAGTTTCTGAGTCTTCTATAAATTTCAGGTCTCGAATTTTAAGTGCGCTAAATATTTGAGGCCACATCAAGTGACGTAGTGCCCGCTAGAAACATTGATCTAGTAAGGGTCGAATACATGAGCGACAAGGAAGTTAGAATGGACAAGTACTCTTCTGTAGAAAGGTATCCTCAAGCGACAGTTCAGCACACAAGAGCTCTCACTTTAAATACGGCTCTTCATGCCAAACATCTTGCCAATGGTGCTCAAATGGAGCAGCAGGGCGGGTGGATACGGCCTTTATATTATGGGTATGCGCATAAGCGGCAGGCATCAGTGCTGTCCGAAGCGCTCAATGTGCGTCGTAATGTGGGAATGTTAGATATAAGTACATTAGGCTGTATTCATGTGCGCGGTGTAGATGCTGTGAAATTGCTAGATTGGGCTTACACCGGCCGTTTTTCTACCCTCTCTCTTGAGCGGGCGAAGTACGTGGTGATGACCAATGATTCTGGCATCGTGACCGATGATGGATTGGTGTGCCGTCTTAAACAGGATGAATTTTGGCTGACGACAACCACCAGAGGTCTTAAACAGGTTATGGATCAGCTCATGCGAATTGTAGAATCAGAGCAATTCAACGTCAGTGTGAATGATGTGACGACTGATTATGCAGCGATCAATCTTACGGGGCCCAATGCGCGACATGTTCTTGCGGAGCTTGTGCCTTTAGCTGCAATAGAAAATGATAAATTCCCCTATATGAATCATCGTTTAATGGCGGTTTTGGGTTTCTCCGCACGTATCATACGGGTGGGGTTTGTGGGCGAGCTTAGCTACGAAATACATGTGGAAACCCAACATGCAGAAGCCCTTTGGGATGCTTTAATGGCGGCAGGGAAAACCATGAAAATTCGCCCGTTTGGACTCTTAGCGCAACGCATGCTTCGGCTGGAAAAAGGCCATATGATCATCGGTTGCGACACAACCCTTAGCTCAACTCCCTATGAGCTGTCGTTGGGAGACTTAGTTGATCTTTGTAAAGACAATTTTATCGGTAAGCAGAGCTTATTAAATCTTCAGAATACGAGCACTCAGTTGCTAGTGGGTGTTCGGATTTTTTCAGATGACAAACCAGAGAGCCTGGGTATTCCTATCTTTTCGGATCAAGGCTTGTGCGGAAGTTTACGTACGTGCGATTTCTCACCTTCCACAGGGCAAGTGATCGGGTTGGCCATCGTGGACCGACAATACAGTTGTGCAGGCCAAGCTCTAGCATTTAAATCAACCAGTGGGCGTTGGGAAAGAGCGGAGGTCGTGAATATGCCTTTTTACGATGGTGACTTGGTTCGTCAACGGCTTTAATGCCTTGTGTTGGTCGCTGAATGGAAGGTACAAAAAAGCCAGCATCAGCTGGCTTTATCACTAAGTCTTGAGTGATGACGATTTATTCGTCGTAAGACTCATTATGAACACCCACAGTGCGACCTGAAGGGTCGTTGAGGTTCTGGAAACTTTCATCCCAAGCTAACGCCTCTGGTGTTGAACAGGCCACAGATTTACCATGAGGCACTGTTTTCAATACAGTCTCGTTATTGCCGAAGTGCTCTTCAAAAATAGTGCGGTAGAACAAAGCTTCTTTGCTGTCAGGAGTATTGATTGGGAATTTGTATTCCGCACTCGCTAACTCTTGATCAGTCACTTCTGATTCAGTCATTTCCTTGAGTGTGTCGATCCACGAGTAACCTACGCCATCAGAGAACTGTTCTTTCTGACGCCATGCAACACTGTGCGGTAGAGTGTGCTCAAATGCCTCACGCAAAATATGCTTTTCAATTTTTCCGTTGCGACCGCAGAGTTTGTCTTCTGCATTAATGCGCATTGCCACGTCCATGAATTCTTTGTCCAAGAACGGAACTCGTGCTTCAACGCCCCATGCAGACATTGCTTTATTAGCACGTAAGCAATCAAACAAGTGGAGTTTGTCGAGCTTGCGCAGCAACTCTTCATGGAATTCTTTCGCGTTGGGCGCTTTGTGGAAATATAAGTACCCGCCAAAGATCTCATCAGAACCTTCGCCTGATAACACCATCTTAATGCCCATCGCTTTAATTTGGCGAGCCATAAGATACATTGGAGTGGATGCACGAATGGTGGTCACGTCATAGGTTTCGAGGTGATAAATCACATCGCGAATGGCATCTAGCCCTTCTTGCACGGTGAAGTGAACTTCGTGGTGAACTGTACCAATGTGATCCGCAACTTTTTGTGCCGCAATTAAATCAGGCGAACCTTTCAGGCCTACAGCAAATGAGTGAAGTCGAGGCCACCAAGCTTCAGATTGCTCACCATCTTCAACTCGTTTCTTCGAGAATTTTTGAGCGACAGCAGAAATAACAGAAGAGTCCAAGCCACCTGATAGCAATACGCCGTAAGGCACGTCCGACATCAGTTGGCGCTTCACAGAATCTTCCATGGCTTGACGCAATTCGTCTACGCTGCTTTCGTTGTCTTTCACGTTATCATAGTCGTGCCAATCACGGCTGTAATAACGTGTGATTTTACCTGTGGAGCTATCCAAGTAATGACCCGGAGGGAAGCTTTCTACTTTGTTACAAACAGGAGTTAACGCTTTCATTTCTGAAGCAACGTAGAAGTTTCCGTGTTCGTCCCAGCCGATATACAAAGGAATGATTCCCATGTGATCGCGAGCAACCAAATAGCTATCTTTGCTTTCGTCATATAATACAAAAGCAAACATGCCATTGAGTTCGTCTAAGAATTCGATTCCTTTCTCTTCATAGAGCGCAAGTATTACTTCGCAATCTGAACGTGTTTGGAATTCAAAGTCGATGGACAAGTTTTCAGCGAGTTCTTTGTGATTGTAGATCTCACCATTCACTGCAAGTGCATGTGTTTTATTCGGATTATAAAGCGGCTGGGCTCCATTTTCGACGCCAACAATAGATAGACGTTCATGAACCAGAATTGCATTATCGCTGGTGTATACACCGGACCAGTCTGGCCCACGGTGACGCATCAGTTTCGATAGTTGCAGTGCCTGCTTACGCAACTCCGCAACATCAGATTTGATGTCGAGAATGCCTAGAATAGAACACATACATACTCCTTAATTGAAAACTTGCTGCTTGGAAATCGGAGCTTGAACCTCTGGCTTTCAAAGCCCGCTAGAACAGCGTCCAACAAACATAAAATGAACTGGCAACTTTGCACCAAAATTGGTGGCCGCGCAACCACTAGTAAGATGAAAAAGTGACTTTTTATTCACTTTATCGCATAAAAATTCGCTACGCCCCGAAAAACAAAAAAAGCGACGGCAGAACCGTCGCTTTTTTAATCAATCAGTTTTAACTACTGAACGTTTTCTTGTTCAGTAAAGATGCCTGCAAACAAGGCACTTGATAAATAACGCTCAGCGGCACTTGGCAGAATGACCACAATTTTCTTTTCAGGGAATTCTGCAGATAAGCGCTGTGCTGCAACAACTGCTGCACCTGAGCTAATCCCAGCCAGGATCCCTTCTTTTTGCATCAGCTCTTGAGCCATTGCAATCGCGTCTTCACTGGTGACTTGCTCTACGCGGTCAACCAAATCTAAGTCGAGATTGCCGGGAATGAAGCCAGCACCAATCCCTTGAATCTTATGAGGACCAGGTGTCAAATCTTCACCTGCTTTTGCTTGCGCAATCACTGGAGATTCAACGGGTTCTACAGCGACAGACAAGATTTGCTTGCCTTTCACTTCTTTAATGTAACGGCTAACACCGGTAATCGTGCCGCCGGTACCAACACCTGCGATGAAAACATCAACTTCACCGTCTGTGTCTTCCCAAATTTCTGGACCCGTTGTTTTAACGTGGATCTCAGGGTTGGCAGGGTTATCGAATTGCTGAAGCAAAACGTACTTGCTTGGGTTGCTGTCGCGAATCTCTTCGGCTTTCGCAATTGCGCCTTTCATGCCTTTAGCGCCGTCTGTGAGTTCAAGCTCAGCACCTAAAGCTTTAAGCAATTTACGACGCTCCAAGCTCATTGTATTTGGCATGGTTAAAATGATTTTGTAACCGCGAGCAGCAGCAACAAAAGCCAATGCGATACCCGTGTTACCACTGGTTGGCTCAATTAAGACTTTGTCGGCCGTTAATACGCCACGTTTTTCTGCATCCCAGATCATGTTGGCGCCAATACGGCATTTCACAGAAAAGCTTGGGTTGCGAGCTTCAACTTTAGCGTAAACATTGCCGCCTTCGACGACACGGTTCAATTTAACAAGAGGCGTGTTGCCGATAGCGGCAGAATTATCTTCATATACTTTCATGGCCAGGTCCTTGATCCATGGTTACAGGAGTGTCGCTAGCATATGAGCTTATGGCGATCACTTGAAAGTCAACTTTGTTATATCGTTATGTTATGAACAGATATAAAATAGAGCGATGCTAATTATAAGTGTTGTTTCACGTACCTCAAGCCGCGATGTCACATGTTTGAACAGATTGAACTTTTTCTTATTTCTTTGATTGCTAATACGTTTTCTGCATTTTCAGGGGGAGGGGCAGGTTTACTTCAATTCCCAGCGCTAATTTTTTTGGGTTTACCCTTCGCAGTGGCTTTGGCAACGCACAAGGTTGCATCGGTTGCGCTTGGGGTGGGAGCTGCATTCCGACACTATAAGGAAAGAAACCTGCATCTTAAGTTGTCGGTGTTAATGGTGGTGTCTGGCGTGCCTGGCGTATTGATTGGCGCATGGGGCATTTTAAGTGTGCCAGAGCGCTTAGCTCAAATTTCTTTGGGCGTTCTTACCATCAGTCTTGGCATCTATTCATTTCTCAAACCAAACTTAGGCACATATCACTATTTTAGAGACATGAGCCGAAAACAATATGTCACCGCCGGAATTGGACTATTTTTGATTGGTATTCTTAATGGCTCACTCACGTCTGGTACAGGTTTATTTGTCACATTATGGTTGGTGACACATCTCAAACTCGATTATCAACGCGCGGTGGCGCACACCTTAGTATGGGTCGGAATTGTTTGGAACGGTAGTGGTGCAGGCTTATTGGGCGTGATAGGACAAGTGCATTGGAGCTGGCTACCCGCTTTATTAATTGGGTCGCTGTTGGGGGGGTATCTAGGCGCACATTTGAGCATTAAGAAAGGCAATAAAATGATCAAGCGCGCGTTTGAGTGCGTCACTATTGCGGTCGGTTTGGCTCTATTAATTAAAGCAATGTGATGAGTTGTTTAGACATTTACAACGTTTTTTAATTTGGAATGGATGATGAATAAAAAAACAGGTATTGCCCGTATTTTGGCGGCGACAAAGTATTCATATAAAGGATTTAGGGCAGCGTGGAAGCACGAGGCCGCATTCAGACAAGAAGTGCTACTACTGTTGGTGATGGCTCCGCTGGCGTTTTGGTTAGGCGACAGTTTTACCGAAATTGCGATATTACTCGGCAGTGTTTTAATCGTGGTAATTGTTGAACTTCTGAATTCTGCCATCGAAGCATTGACAGACAGGGTTTCCACTGACTTTCATAAACTCAGTGGGCGTGCCAAAGACATGGCATCGGCAGCCGTATTTTTATCGATATTGCAGATGATTATGATATGGACAGTTAAGGTTTGGTTGCTATTCATGTAATGTGCTTAATCACATAGAATCAATATTCTATATCATCAGAGACAGTTCAGTCGCATCAGGAATCATCCGCCATGTCGGTCAGTTATGCGACTTTTTGAAGTAAGATCAAGGAGAAGATTGAAGTATGAATAACATGTGGATTAAGGCCGGCTTGCCGATTGTTATTTTATCAGTGGTATTCATGCTTGCATTTATACTCCTGTCCGGAGCGGAACCGCCTCAACAGGAAGCTGAAGAGCGACTACCCATGTTGGTTAAGGTCATGACCGCTGAGCGCAGTAATGTGCGTTACAAAATTTCCTCCCAAGGTACAGTTCAACCGAAACTTCGTGGTGACTTAGTTAACGAAGTTAGCGGTAAAGTAGTGAGTGTTTCTGAAAACTTTGTCGTGGGCGGGTTTGTTCGCAAAGGTGACTTGCTGCTCCAAATCGATGACTCCGACTTTAAAACTGAAGTGAAAGCGGCAGAAGCAACGCTGTATGGCGCAAGAGCATCTCTTGAAGAAGAAAAAGCCCGAGCACGGGTTGCAGAAGAAGATTGGCGCCAATATAAAACTGAAGAAATTCCAGAGCTTGGCTTGCGCAAGCCGCAACTGGCTAAGGAGCTTGCCAACCTCAGTTATGCACAAGCACAGCTTGACCAAGCCAAGCGCAATTTGAAGCGCACACACATTGTTGCGCCCTATGATGCAATCATTAGTAAAAAACAGGTGGAAATGGGAGAGTTTTTAAACAAGGCATCAGTGATTGCTGAGCTTTATGGTACAGAGATAGCCGAAGTTCGTCTGCCCATTACTGACACAGAATCGACCTATTTAGAGCTGCCATCCGACGGCACACCATCAAGTATTCAGCTTAGCAGTGTCATTGGTGATAAAACTATTCAATGGCCTGCTAAATTAGTGCGCTCTGAAGGCATTATCGATGAGTCGTCGCGATTCATATACGCTGTGGTTCAGGTTGCAGATCCGTATCAGCGTGATGGGAAAAACGATTCATTATTGCCGCTTAAATTTGGACGCTTTGTCAGTGCCCAAATTGTGGGTGCAACCGAGCGCAATATGATTCGAGTGCCTCGCAGCGTGGTGCGCACTGGGCAGCAAGTTGTGGTGGTGAACGCTGATAACATCATTGAATTTCGTACGGTTGAAATAGAACGTTCTGAACAAGAGCATGTGTATATTCGCTCTGGTCTAGAAGACGGTGAAAAAGTGTCACTCACGCCTGTATCGGGGTTGCCGGCAGGTTCTGTTGTTCGTACTGCTGAGAGTACCGAACAATCCGCTCAATTAGTGCAGGAGTAAACTCAATGGATGAGTCTTCGCAAACGCGATCCAAGGGCTTAATTGCATGGTTTGCATATAACCCTGTAGCTGCCAATTTACTCATGTTGCTCATTATTATTGCCGGGTTGATGTCACTTTCGAGCATTCGTAAGCAAGTCTTCCCCAATATTGAGTTCAATATTATTAGTGTGCGTGTGCTTTACCCCGGAGCTGCTCCACTGGAAGTGGAAGAAGGGATTAACGCCAAAATTGAAGAGTCACTCTCTGACATTAATGGTATTAAAAAAGTCACATCGATCGCCTACGAGGGGCTTGGCACAGTTGACGTTGAAGTCCAAGATGACTTCAGCGTGCAAGAAGTGCTCGACGAAGTAAAAGTCAATGTTGACGCCATTATCAGCTTCCCTGAGAACGCTGAAAAACCCATCATTTCACGCGTAAAACCGACTAGCCAAGTATTGTGGCTATCGATTAATGGCGCCATTGATGAAGCCAGCATGAAAGCGATTACTCATGAAGTACGCGACGAAGTTGCAAATTTACCGACGGTTTCATCAGCCAAGATCTTTGGTGCACGAGATGATGAGGTTGCGATTGAGGTTTCAGAGTCACAATTGCAAAAGTATGGCGTAACTTTTAATGAAGTGGTGTCGGCAGTGCGTCGTAGCTCCATTGATTTACCTGGAGGTTCGATCAAATCCGATGCAGGAAGCTTATTACTTCGTACCAAAGGGCAGGCTTATACGGGGGCCGACTTCGAGAAAATCATCTTAAGAACTAGGCCTGACGGAACGCGTTTATATGTTGGCGATGTGGCCTCGATAAATGACGGTTTTGTGGAAGAACTCAATTATTCACACTTTGACCGAAACCCAAGCATCGCCATTCAAATTTCAGCCGTAGGTAACCAGAGCGTGCTCGAAATTGCAGCCGACGTAAAAGCTTACGCGAAAGAAAAGCAGGCAAGCTTGCCTGAAGGCGTCATATTGTCCGAGTGGGCCGATAACTCGTTCTACTTGCAAGACCGTTTAGATCTGATGACGCGTAACATGATCTACGGCGGCCTGTTGGTGTTTTTGGTACTGTCATTGTTTTTGCGGCTTAGTTTGGCGTTTTGGGTGATGCTGGGTTTACCCATTTGTTTCTTAGGTACCTTCATTGTGATGCCCACGCCACCGATAGACGTCTCCATTAATATGATCAGCTTGTTTGGCTTCATATTAGTGCTTGGGATTGTGGTGGATGATGCCATCATTATCGGCGAGAGTTCCTGGGCGGAGGCCGAAAAAAAAGGGCATACACTGGAGAACATTATTCGTGGCGCAAAAAAGGTTGCTATGCCAGCAACCTTCGGTGTTCTGACCACCATCGCAGCGTTCTGGCCCATGTTAATGGTGCCTGGTCCCTTCGGTGTGATTTGGAAAACCATCGGTATTGTCGTCATTGTGTGCTTGGTGTTTTCTTTGATTGAATCAAAACTGATATTGCCGGCGCATCTTCGCCACATGAAGGTGAAGAAAATTGACAGCAGCAGCCGAAATCCGTTTTATCGTCTTCAAGCATTTTTTGCCAAAGGCATGTCGTTGTTTATTGCCAATCAATATCAACCAGCGCTGTTAGTTTGCTTGAAATACCGCTATGTCACCTTGTCCAGTTTTATTGGCATGCTGATTTTATCGGTTGCCCTGTTGGGCAGTGGCAAGGTGCGATGGGAGTTCTTCCCCAACATTCCGAGTGATTTCATCATGGTCAGCGTTGACATGATTGAAGGCAGTGCTGACACGGCCACTATTCGAGCGCTTGAAACGATTGAAAATTCCCTTTATGAAATGGATCAAGAGCTGTTTGAAGAGCATGGCTACCGCGTGGTGAAACACAGCAATACGTGGATGGAAGGAAGTTTGAGCGGGCGTATGGTCGTCGAGCTACTTAAGAATGAAAATCGTGATGTTGATGGCTTTGAGATCGTCAATTTTTGGCGCGAAGCAACTCCCGAAATTGCCGGCGTGCGAGTACTTGATTTTCAAGGTTCGACCAACCCAGGAGTTGGTGCAGATTTGGGCTTTCAGTTGACCGGTAAGAACATGCAAAGCTTGCAAGCTGCCTCTGCTGAGCTAAAAGCTAAGTTGGTGAGTTATGGTGGCGTTTACAATGTCAAAGATAGCTATTCAGGTGGTGCGCAAGAGATTACCTTGAGTATTAAACCCGAAGCAGAGGCGCTAGGCTTGTCGTTGTTTGATCTTGCCCAACAAGTTCGTTTTGGATTTTATGGTGCCGAAGCGCAACGCATTCAGCGCGGCGATGAAGAAGTAAAAGTGATGGTGCGTTATACCAAGCGTGAGCGAAGCTCTATTGGCTACCTCGAAAACATGCGAGTGCGCACCGAATCTGGCAAAGAAGTACCTTTTAGCAGCGTGGCTACCTTTGAAATTTCAGATGGCTATTCGTCAATTACTCGTATTAATGGCAGCCGCGCAATTGATGTCACTGCTGCTGTGGATAAAGCGGTAGCGGAATCCGACAAAATTAGAGCTGATATTGAAGACAATTTCATCCAAGAATTGTTAGCACGTTATCCTGATGTAAGTTATGCACTTGAAGGCGCAAGTTTAGAAGAACAAAAAGCACTGGTGAGCTTAGCAAAAGCATTTGGCGTAGCCTTAATTGTGATTTTTGGGCTGATCGCGATTCCGCTTAAATCTTACTCTCAGCCGTTAATTGTGATGTCAGTGATCCCATTTGGCATGATTGGCGCCATTGTTGGGCATTGGATCTTAGGCTTGTCGGTAAGCGTTCTTTCGTTATGTGGCATCGTGGCGTTAGCCGGAGTGGTGGTTAACGACAGCCTAATCTTGGTGGACTTTGTCAATCGAGCTCGCAATGAAGGCGTTCGAATTTATGATGCGGCTGTAAGTGCCGGCGGGCAACGTTTTAGAGCGATTGTATTAACTTCTCTGACTACATTCTTTGGT
This genomic window from Echinimonas agarilytica contains:
- a CDS encoding efflux RND transporter permease subunit; translated protein: MDESSQTRSKGLIAWFAYNPVAANLLMLLIIIAGLMSLSSIRKQVFPNIEFNIISVRVLYPGAAPLEVEEGINAKIEESLSDINGIKKVTSIAYEGLGTVDVEVQDDFSVQEVLDEVKVNVDAIISFPENAEKPIISRVKPTSQVLWLSINGAIDEASMKAITHEVRDEVANLPTVSSAKIFGARDDEVAIEVSESQLQKYGVTFNEVVSAVRRSSIDLPGGSIKSDAGSLLLRTKGQAYTGADFEKIILRTRPDGTRLYVGDVASINDGFVEELNYSHFDRNPSIAIQISAVGNQSVLEIAADVKAYAKEKQASLPEGVILSEWADNSFYLQDRLDLMTRNMIYGGLLVFLVLSLFLRLSLAFWVMLGLPICFLGTFIVMPTPPIDVSINMISLFGFILVLGIVVDDAIIIGESSWAEAEKKGHTLENIIRGAKKVAMPATFGVLTTIAAFWPMLMVPGPFGVIWKTIGIVVIVCLVFSLIESKLILPAHLRHMKVKKIDSSSRNPFYRLQAFFAKGMSLFIANQYQPALLVCLKYRYVTLSSFIGMLILSVALLGSGKVRWEFFPNIPSDFIMVSVDMIEGSADTATIRALETIENSLYEMDQELFEEHGYRVVKHSNTWMEGSLSGRMVVELLKNENRDVDGFEIVNFWREATPEIAGVRVLDFQGSTNPGVGADLGFQLTGKNMQSLQAASAELKAKLVSYGGVYNVKDSYSGGAQEITLSIKPEAEALGLSLFDLAQQVRFGFYGAEAQRIQRGDEEVKVMVRYTKRERSSIGYLENMRVRTESGKEVPFSSVATFEISDGYSSITRINGSRAIDVTAAVDKAVAESDKIRADIEDNFIQELLARYPDVSYALEGASLEEQKALVSLAKAFGVALIVIFGLIAIPLKSYSQPLIVMSVIPFGMIGAIVGHWILGLSVSVLSLCGIVALAGVVVNDSLILVDFVNRARNEGVRIYDAAVSAGGQRFRAIVLTSLTTFFGLAPIVLEKSLQAQIVIPMAVSLAFGILFATVITLFMVPCLYLILDDFKTQFRRMFQYVSSLYSNA